The following are from one region of the Capsicum annuum cultivar UCD-10X-F1 chromosome 1, UCD10Xv1.1, whole genome shotgun sequence genome:
- the LOC107854410 gene encoding histone H3.2, with amino-acid sequence MARTKQTARKSTGGKAPRKQLATKAARKSAPATGGVKKPHRFRPGTVALREIRKYQKSTELLIRKLPFQRLVREIAQDFKTDLRFQSSAVAALQEAAEAYLVGLFEDTNLCAIHAKRVTIMPKDIQLARRIRAERA; translated from the coding sequence ATGGCTCGTACTAAGCAAACAGCTCGCAAATCCACTGGTGGAAAGGCTCCAAGGAAGCAGCTAGCCACCAAAGCTGCAAGAAAATCTGCTCCAGCAACCGGAGGAGTGAAGAAGCCTCACCGTTTCCGCCCAGGAACTGTGGCTTTGAGGGAAATCAGGAAGTATCAGAAATCAACAGAGTTGTTGATCAGGAAGCTGCCGTTTCAGAGACTTGTGAGGGAAATTGCACAGGATTTCAAAACGGATCTGAGGTTTCAGAGTAGTGCTGTTGCTGCTCTACAAGAGGCTGCTGAGGCATACCTTGTTGGTTTGTTTGAAGATACTAATCTTTGTGCTATTCATGCTAAGAGAGTTACGATTATGCCTAAGGATATTCAACTTGCTAGGAGGATTCGTGCTGAAAGAGCTTAA